Part of the Streptomyces sp. RFCAC02 genome is shown below.
CCCGAGTTCCGGCGCCGTTTCCGCAGGGAGGTGGCGGCCGCACGGGCGGTCAGCGGCGCGTTCACGGCGCCGGTGGTGGCCGCGGGGCCGGACGACGATCCGCCGTGGCTCGCGACCGTCCACGTACCGGGGCCGGACCTGGCCGAGGCCGTGAGGGAGACGGGGCCACTGCCGGAGGATGCGGTGTGGTCGCTCGCGGCCGGGCTCGCGGAGGCGCTGCAGGCCGTTCATGCCGCCGGGCTGCTCCACCGTGACCTCAAGCCGTCGAACGTACTGATGGCCGCCGACGGGCCGCGCGTGATCGACTTCGGCATCGCCCGGACGCTGGAGGGCACGGTCCTGACGCACACCGGTCAGGTGATCGGGTCGCCGGGCTACATGTCCCCGGAGCAGATCGAGGGCGGCCACGTGGGGCCGGCCGGTGACGTCTTCTCCCTGGGAGCGGTGATCGCCTACGCGGCCGGCGCTGTCGAGCCGTTCGGCGAGGGCGCGCCCCTGGCGGTCATGCATCGGGTGGTCAACGGCCGGGCGCGCCTCGACCACCTGCACGGCCCGCTCCGTGAGCTGGCCGGGAGCTGCTTGGCGAAGAATCCGGCGGAGCGGCCCGCCCTGCCGGCGATCCTCGACCGGATCACGGCGCACTGGCAGCCGGCGGACGATGTCCCCGGCGGCTCCCCCTGGCCCGCGGCCGTGACCGCCCTCATCCACGACCGGGACATCCCGCCGACCGCGGCGTACACCATGCCCGCCGGCTCCGCCACGACCCATTCCGCGCCCACCGTCACGTCGCCGCCGGAGGGAGCCCGGGGCGGTGACGGACAACGGCACGCGGAACGGACCCGGTCGTCACCTCCGGGGACGAGCGGGAAGGGGACGCCCCGGCGCCCCGTCATCGGCATCGACTTCGGGATGACGACGTGCGCGATGAGCGTCTTCGAGGGCAGGAGGGTCCGGCCGATACCCAACGCCGAGGGCGCCACGACGACACCGAGCGTGGTGTCGGTCCTGGACGACGGGAGCGTCCTCGTGGGCACGGCCGCCGAGCGGCAGGCCGTCCTCCATCCCGACCACACCGTGCGGGCAGTGGGGTCGAAGCTGGGGACGGAGTGGAGCGTCACGCGGGGTCCCACGCGGTTGGCGGCGGAGGATGCCGTCCGGCTGCTGCTCGCCCGGCTGAGGAAGGACGCCGAGGCACACCTCGGCGGGCAGCTCGGCGGGACGGTCCTGACCGTGCCCGTCGCCTTCGGGCTCGGCCGGCGGACGGCGCTGTACCGAGCCGGCGAGGAGGCGGGGCTGCGCGTCCTGCGGATCATCAACGCCCCCTCGGCCACGGCGATGGCGTACGGCATGAGCCGGGACGACGACAGCACGGTGCTGATACTCGACCTGGGCGGAGGCACGCTCGACGTGGCGGTCGTCGCCGTCGATGACGGCGTCGTGGAGGTCAGGGGCACCGCGGGGACGGCGCGTCTCGGCGGGGACGACTGGGACCTGCGCATCGTTCAGCAGCTCACCGATCGCGTGCGGCGCCAGTACGGCGTGGACCTCACCAATGACGCGGTGACGACGCAACGGTTGCGGCAGGCGGCCGAGGCGGCGAAGCGGGAGTTGTCGACGGCGCGGTCCGCGTCCGTCCGGCTGCCCTTCCTGGGCAGTGGGCCGCTGCTCCTCGATGAGGTGCTCACCCGCGATCAGTTCGAGGCGTGCACCCGTGACCTGCTGGAGCGCTGCCGTACCGCCATGGAGCAAGCGCTCGAAGATGCCGGGCACACGTTCGAGGACATCGATCGGGTGCTGCTGGCCGGCGGTGCCTCCCGGATGCCCGCCGTGGGGGCACTGGTCCGCCGTCTCGCCTGCGGTCGGGAGCCCCATCGCGGCCTGGCCCCGGAGAGTGTGGTCACCGGCGCGGCGCTCCAGGCGGGTGTCCTGACGGGGGCCGTGAAGGACGTGCTGCTCCTCGATGTCCACCCCGTCTCCCTCGGCGTCGAGACGCTGGGCGGCGTGATGTCGAAGGTGTTCCAGCGGAACACGACGATTCCCACGAAAGTCAGCGCGGAGTTCACCACGCACTCCGACAACCAGCGAGCGATGGTGGTGCATGTCGTGGAGGGCGAGCGCGCGGAGGTGGCGAGGAACAGGACGGTCGCGGTGCTCGAACTGAACCTTCCTCCCGCCCCTGCGGGCGTACCACGGGTCGAGGTGACGGCGGACGTTGATGCCGCCGGGATCTTCCATGTCACTGCGAAGGACCTCGGCTCCGGGAACTCTGCGGCGAGCACCGTCAACCGAGCGACGGTGGACAGTGCGGTCGGGCTCGTCCGCTCGCCCCGGTGGGCCGGCCTGCGCGGTCTCGTCCCCCGCCCTGTGCCCGCGGCCACGGACTGACCCCGGCCGGTGGTGGACGAGGGGGGCGCCGCGCGGGCCGAACATGTCGGGGAGCCGGTGGGCGGGGGCACCACCTGATCAACGCCCAGGGGTACGGC
Proteins encoded:
- a CDS encoding Hsp70 family protein, which codes for MGGFALRGRLGAGGMGQVFLGRSPGGRAVAVKVVHPHLARQPEFRRRFRREVAAARAVSGAFTAPVVAAGPDDDPPWLATVHVPGPDLAEAVRETGPLPEDAVWSLAAGLAEALQAVHAAGLLHRDLKPSNVLMAADGPRVIDFGIARTLEGTVLTHTGQVIGSPGYMSPEQIEGGHVGPAGDVFSLGAVIAYAAGAVEPFGEGAPLAVMHRVVNGRARLDHLHGPLRELAGSCLAKNPAERPALPAILDRITAHWQPADDVPGGSPWPAAVTALIHDRDIPPTAAYTMPAGSATTHSAPTVTSPPEGARGGDGQRHAERTRSSPPGTSGKGTPRRPVIGIDFGMTTCAMSVFEGRRVRPIPNAEGATTTPSVVSVLDDGSVLVGTAAERQAVLHPDHTVRAVGSKLGTEWSVTRGPTRLAAEDAVRLLLARLRKDAEAHLGGQLGGTVLTVPVAFGLGRRTALYRAGEEAGLRVLRIINAPSATAMAYGMSRDDDSTVLILDLGGGTLDVAVVAVDDGVVEVRGTAGTARLGGDDWDLRIVQQLTDRVRRQYGVDLTNDAVTTQRLRQAAEAAKRELSTARSASVRLPFLGSGPLLLDEVLTRDQFEACTRDLLERCRTAMEQALEDAGHTFEDIDRVLLAGGASRMPAVGALVRRLACGREPHRGLAPESVVTGAALQAGVLTGAVKDVLLLDVHPVSLGVETLGGVMSKVFQRNTTIPTKVSAEFTTHSDNQRAMVVHVVEGERAEVARNRTVAVLELNLPPAPAGVPRVEVTADVDAAGIFHVTAKDLGSGNSAASTVNRATVDSAVGLVRSPRWAGLRGLVPRPVPAATD